The Crocosphaera subtropica ATCC 51142 genome includes a window with the following:
- a CDS encoding sugar transferase: protein MTAYSFFNQNPYSLAVTQTTYPFNAFHPSVNSKLKRGMDIIGALVGLIITVMIAIPIMVIMSISDPGPLLYSQVRCGLHGRPFRIWKFRSMVVGADKMRHLVKNEAQGHIFKNTNDPRITCLGVFLRKTSLDEFPQFWNVLMGDMSLVGTRPPTVDEVQKYDPHHWQRLNVKPGITGEWQVNGRSSVKNFEDIVKMDINYQEKWSLWYDLHLIVKTVLVVLNKTGAY from the coding sequence ATGACAGCATATAGTTTTTTTAATCAAAACCCCTATTCTTTAGCTGTGACACAAACGACTTACCCTTTTAACGCCTTTCATCCTTCGGTCAATAGTAAACTGAAACGAGGGATGGATATTATTGGAGCCTTAGTCGGGTTAATAATAACGGTTATGATTGCTATTCCTATTATGGTAATCATGTCCATCTCCGATCCGGGTCCCTTACTTTACAGTCAAGTTCGTTGTGGGTTACATGGTCGTCCCTTTCGCATTTGGAAATTCCGTTCTATGGTAGTTGGGGCTGACAAGATGAGACATTTAGTCAAAAATGAAGCCCAAGGACATATTTTTAAGAATACCAACGACCCCCGTATTACCTGTTTAGGAGTATTTTTGAGAAAAACCAGTCTCGATGAATTTCCTCAGTTTTGGAATGTTTTAATGGGAGATATGAGTTTAGTAGGAACCCGTCCTCCTACTGTGGATGAAGTGCAAAAATACGATCCCCATCATTGGCAACGTCTTAATGTTAAACCGGGAATCACAGGAGAATGGCAAGTCAATGGCCGCTCAAGTGTGAAAAACTTTGAAGATATTGTCAAAATGGACATTAACTATCAAGAAAAATGGTCTTTATGGTATGACCTCCATTTAATTGTCAAAACTGTCCTTGTTGTTCTCAACAAA
- a CDS encoding DUF3326 domain-containing protein, producing the protein MNHRPYTAVLIVPTGIGAAIGGYAGDALPVAKAMAQVCDRLITHPNVLNGAQLYWPLDNTFYVEGYGLDRFAQGDWGLNPVHQNRVGLILDRGIEPELRTRHIQAADATRATLGLTLTDYVVTDTPLQVELRTADSGASWGTIGHPDSLLRAAHKLITHSKAEAIAVVARFPDDVDSLVLDNYRHGQGVDPLAGAEAVISHLIVREFRIPCAHAPALEPLPVDDTISPRAAAEELGYTFLPCVLVGLSRAPQFVTQPHPYSIWADQVDALVIPDTACGGSAMLSLSECNTRIITVTDNTTALNVTPQDLGIEAIAVNSYLEALGVLSAHKAGISIDALRPVVCSISQACD; encoded by the coding sequence TTGAATCATCGTCCTTATACGGCTGTACTAATCGTTCCCACAGGGATCGGGGCGGCCATTGGCGGGTATGCCGGGGATGCTTTACCCGTCGCTAAAGCCATGGCCCAGGTCTGCGATCGCCTAATTACTCACCCTAATGTTCTCAATGGGGCGCAACTGTACTGGCCGTTAGACAACACCTTTTATGTCGAAGGGTACGGCTTAGATCGCTTTGCCCAAGGAGACTGGGGTTTAAACCCTGTTCACCAGAACCGAGTGGGACTCATTTTGGATCGAGGCATCGAACCTGAGTTAAGAACCCGACACATTCAAGCAGCAGATGCCACGAGAGCTACCCTAGGGCTGACGTTAACCGACTATGTCGTCACAGATACCCCTTTACAGGTGGAACTGCGTACGGCTGATTCTGGGGCGAGTTGGGGGACTATTGGCCACCCCGATAGTTTACTGCGGGCTGCCCACAAGTTGATCACCCATAGTAAAGCAGAAGCGATCGCCGTTGTTGCCCGATTTCCCGATGATGTGGATAGTTTAGTCTTAGATAATTATCGTCATGGACAAGGGGTTGATCCCTTAGCCGGGGCAGAAGCAGTGATTTCGCACTTGATTGTCCGTGAATTTCGCATTCCTTGCGCCCATGCTCCGGCTTTAGAGCCTTTACCCGTAGATGATACCATTTCCCCTCGGGCCGCAGCAGAAGAGTTAGGTTATACGTTTTTACCCTGTGTGTTAGTGGGGTTAAGTCGTGCGCCTCAATTTGTTACTCAACCTCATCCCTATAGTATTTGGGCTGATCAAGTGGATGCCCTGGTCATTCCTGACACAGCTTGTGGCGGTAGTGCTATGCTCAGTTTGAGTGAATGTAACACCCGTATTATCACCGTTACCGACAATACCACTGCTCTTAATGTGACTCCCCAAGACTTGGGAATAGAGGCAATTGCGGTAAACTCGTATTTAGAGGCGTTGGGTGTTTTGTCCGCTCATAAAGCTGGCATAAGTATTGATGCCTTACGTCCTGTTGTTTGCTCTATTTCTCAAGCCTGTGACTAA
- a CDS encoding CPBP family intramembrane glutamic endopeptidase encodes MTNPNSSDMEPLTRTQILVVMGVTAIILLIIAKVWQYFGSVALIKIQLSPDGLLYGAALAGVIIVASSIIYRVWPAYRQSADAYLELVLKPLVWPDLIWLGLLPGLSEELLFRGVMLPALGYDLLAVILSSVVFGILHLSGSQQWPYVVWATLVGFALGYSALMTDNLLVPITAHIITNWMSSTLWKFNHRTSDASS; translated from the coding sequence GTGACTAATCCAAATTCGTCCGATATGGAACCGTTAACCCGTACCCAAATTTTAGTGGTTATGGGAGTAACGGCCATTATTTTGTTAATTATTGCTAAAGTTTGGCAATATTTTGGCTCCGTTGCTTTAATCAAGATTCAATTGTCTCCTGATGGGCTATTGTATGGGGCTGCTTTAGCAGGAGTGATCATTGTTGCAAGTAGTATCATTTATCGTGTCTGGCCAGCTTATCGTCAAAGTGCAGATGCTTATCTAGAATTGGTGTTAAAACCTTTAGTCTGGCCCGATTTAATTTGGTTAGGTTTATTACCTGGCCTTAGTGAAGAATTATTGTTTCGTGGGGTGATGTTACCGGCTCTAGGATACGATTTATTAGCTGTTATTTTATCTAGTGTCGTCTTTGGGATATTACACTTAAGTGGTTCCCAACAATGGCCTTATGTGGTTTGGGCAACGTTAGTGGGATTTGCCCTTGGTTATAGTGCGTTAATGACGGATAATCTCTTGGTACCAATTACTGCTCATATTATTACTAATTGGATGTCAAGTACGCTCTGGAAGTTTAACCATAGAACCAGTGATGCTTCTTCTTAG
- a CDS encoding DUF3531 family protein produces the protein MEVQFREFNPFDLWIWLEFETVPSPMERQYVEEVFNSWFYLGKLGGFNAENLQVQDMGVEISYMDYDTKVSDDMMMAPMHNMAEFEYEGVWGRCWFDLGTSDLIALDILINALTQLSRELIVIKRVIIGGENEDWPIANKRQAMFAEEVEETEY, from the coding sequence ATGGAAGTTCAATTTAGAGAGTTTAATCCGTTTGATTTGTGGATTTGGTTAGAGTTTGAAACTGTCCCTTCTCCTATGGAAAGACAATATGTAGAAGAGGTATTTAATTCCTGGTTTTATTTAGGGAAATTGGGAGGGTTTAATGCTGAAAATCTCCAAGTCCAAGACATGGGGGTTGAAATTAGTTACATGGATTACGATACCAAAGTATCCGATGACATGATGATGGCCCCAATGCACAATATGGCAGAGTTTGAATACGAAGGAGTGTGGGGTCGTTGTTGGTTTGATCTTGGCACCAGTGATTTAATTGCTCTCGATATTTTGATCAATGCGTTGACTCAATTAAGTCGAGAGTTAATTGTCATTAAAAGGGTAATAATTGGCGGAGAAAATGAAGATTGGCCGATTGCTAATAAACGACAGGCGATGTTCGCAGAGGAGGTAGAAGAAACAGAATATTAA
- a CDS encoding N-acetylmuramoyl-L-alanine amidase, with protein sequence MKLLKSLLGGLLVSQAVGLAVDANDLEYWDFDVRQNRVEIVTEEGVRPKASMIANPTRLIIDLPGVNLGKPSISQDKISGYVKEVRIGQFNPYTTRIVVELGQQYSMRPWEVKVRSLSPNRWYVQLSDFQPHSVYSLPPEEEPVAIIVPLPNPTSPVYRGGGRYTVVIDPGHGGRDPGAIGLGGLQEKRVVLSISAEVARILRQRGFNVVMTRSNDSFVSLRGRVQRAENSDANVFVSIHANAVGGNQSQVNGMETYYFSSGYRLALTIHRNIIRGVNVARNRGLKKARFYVLRKTSMPAALVEVGFVTGRTDNRNLNSASYRKKMAEAIANGITEYLR encoded by the coding sequence ATGAAGCTACTAAAAAGCCTTTTAGGGGGACTGCTTGTTTCTCAAGCCGTAGGACTTGCTGTTGATGCCAATGATCTCGAATATTGGGACTTCGATGTTCGTCAAAATCGAGTTGAAATTGTCACAGAAGAAGGCGTTCGTCCCAAAGCTTCCATGATTGCTAATCCTACCCGTCTTATTATTGATTTACCTGGGGTTAATTTAGGAAAACCCAGTATTTCGCAAGATAAGATTAGTGGTTATGTCAAAGAAGTCCGAATAGGCCAGTTTAATCCTTATACCACTCGTATTGTAGTGGAATTGGGGCAACAATATTCCATGCGTCCTTGGGAAGTCAAGGTGCGAAGTTTAAGCCCTAACCGTTGGTATGTGCAGTTATCGGACTTTCAACCCCATTCGGTCTATTCTTTGCCCCCAGAGGAGGAACCCGTCGCCATTATTGTCCCATTACCGAACCCTACCAGTCCCGTTTATCGGGGAGGGGGTCGTTATACGGTAGTGATCGATCCAGGCCACGGAGGGCGAGATCCTGGGGCGATCGGATTGGGAGGATTACAGGAAAAACGGGTGGTTTTGTCCATTTCGGCTGAAGTTGCCAGAATTTTAAGGCAACGGGGCTTTAACGTTGTAATGACCCGTTCTAATGATTCCTTTGTATCTCTAAGAGGACGGGTACAACGGGCTGAAAATAGTGACGCTAATGTGTTTGTTAGCATCCATGCTAATGCGGTGGGGGGTAATCAATCTCAGGTAAATGGGATGGAAACCTATTATTTTTCTTCTGGTTATCGCCTCGCTTTGACCATTCATCGTAATATTATACGGGGAGTGAATGTAGCTAGAAATCGTGGACTCAAGAAAGCCCGATTTTATGTGTTAAGAAAAACCTCCATGCCGGCGGCCTTGGTAGAAGTAGGGTTTGTCACCGGAAGGACAGATAATCGTAATTTAAACAGTGCGAGTTATCGTAAAAAAATGGCCGAGGCGATCGCTAATGGGATTACAGAATATTTAAGGTAA
- a CDS encoding class I SAM-dependent methyltransferase: protein MIKDKNLKTYSTSDVVNYYQYLQQLQPAEETVIKLLRSELPNMKMLDLGVGGGRTTQHFFPLVKEYIGVDYSVDMIKACQERFSQSYPSIQLRVGDGRDLSQFEDNSFDFILFSFNGLDYISHEDRLKALQEISRVGKSGGYFFFSSHHLQAIEKEFNWRHHLSLNPFKTYVNLVMFAFLRGVNTSLTYRSIKHNNYAILRDESHNFRLRTYYIRASEQIKQLEPLFKDIKVYSWKTGLELTTNHNMVSCSDMWLYYLCRIK from the coding sequence ATGATTAAGGATAAAAATCTTAAGACTTATTCAACTTCAGATGTAGTTAACTATTATCAATATCTGCAACAACTACAACCCGCAGAAGAAACGGTCATTAAACTTCTCAGAAGTGAATTACCCAATATGAAAATGCTTGATTTAGGAGTAGGAGGCGGTCGAACCACACAACATTTTTTTCCCTTGGTGAAAGAATATATTGGTGTTGATTATTCTGTGGATATGATTAAAGCGTGTCAAGAAAGATTTAGTCAGTCTTATCCATCTATACAATTAAGAGTAGGAGATGGGAGAGATTTAAGTCAATTTGAAGATAATTCTTTTGATTTTATTTTATTTAGTTTCAATGGCCTTGATTATATATCCCATGAAGATAGATTAAAAGCTTTGCAGGAAATTAGTCGTGTTGGAAAATCGGGGGGTTATTTCTTTTTTTCTAGTCATCATCTTCAAGCTATAGAAAAAGAATTTAACTGGAGACATCATCTGAGTTTGAATCCGTTTAAAACCTACGTTAATTTAGTGATGTTTGCTTTTTTGCGGGGGGTTAATACTTCTCTCACCTATCGAAGCATTAAACACAATAATTATGCGATTCTTCGGGATGAATCCCATAATTTTCGCTTACGAACTTATTATATTCGTGCTTCAGAACAAATTAAACAACTCGAACCATTATTTAAGGATATTAAAGTCTATTCTTGGAAAACAGGCTTAGAATTGACCACCAACCATAATATGGTATCATGCAGTGATATGTGGCTTTATTACCTCTGTCGTATCAAATAA
- a CDS encoding peroxiredoxin, translated as MALQLGDTVPDFTQETSEGTISFHEWAGDSWVVLFSHPADYTPVCTTELGTVASLKPEFDKRNVKILALSVDSVDSHKGWINDINETQNTNVNYPIIADPDRKVADLYGMIHPNSLNNLTVRSVFIIDPNKKLRLTLTYPASTGRNFDEILRVIDSLQLTDYHQVATPANWKDGDDCVVVPSISTEEAKQKFPKGVTEVKPYLRMTPQPNK; from the coding sequence ATGGCTCTTCAACTCGGTGATACCGTACCTGATTTTACCCAAGAAACAAGCGAAGGAACCATCTCATTTCATGAGTGGGCTGGAGATAGCTGGGTTGTTCTGTTTTCCCACCCTGCTGATTATACCCCTGTTTGCACCACAGAATTAGGGACAGTGGCTAGTCTTAAACCAGAATTTGACAAACGTAACGTTAAAATTTTAGCGTTGAGTGTGGATAGTGTTGATTCCCATAAAGGTTGGATTAACGACATCAACGAAACCCAAAACACCAACGTTAACTATCCTATTATTGCTGATCCCGATCGCAAGGTGGCTGACTTATACGGGATGATTCATCCAAACTCCCTCAATAATCTCACCGTCCGTTCTGTCTTTATTATTGACCCCAACAAGAAATTACGCCTTACCCTAACTTATCCTGCTAGTACCGGACGTAATTTTGATGAAATTTTACGGGTGATTGATTCTTTACAATTAACCGATTACCATCAAGTAGCAACCCCTGCTAACTGGAAAGATGGAGATGATTGTGTGGTTGTTCCCTCCATTTCTACAGAAGAAGCAAAACAGAAGTTTCCCAAAGGAGTCACAGAAGTTAAACCCTATTTACGCATGACCCCTCAACCTAATAAATAG
- the rpmB gene encoding 50S ribosomal protein L28 produces the protein MSRKCQLTGKKANNAFAVSHSHRRTKKLQEANLQWKRVWWAEGNRWVRLRLSTKAIKTLEKKGLNAMAKEAGINLNKM, from the coding sequence ATGTCTCGTAAATGTCAACTCACTGGAAAAAAAGCCAACAACGCTTTTGCTGTCTCCCACTCTCACCGTCGCACCAAAAAATTACAAGAAGCCAACCTACAATGGAAACGAGTATGGTGGGCTGAAGGGAACCGTTGGGTTAGATTACGTTTATCCACCAAAGCCATTAAAACCCTAGAAAAGAAAGGGTTAAATGCTATGGCAAAAGAAGCAGGAATTAACTTAAATAAAATGTAA
- a CDS encoding sulfotransferase family protein: MNDSDVKLPNFLIVGIQKAGTTSVYNYLKQHPQVYLSPLKETNFLEKDWPQLIEQGHQFNPKKIATFEQYKNLFEGVTNEIAIGEISPNYLFHYKTSTELIKRYVPHAKLIAILRNPVERAISDYLMHVREAQSNRSLKEQIQYRADKSFVITKGKYYQPVKYYFEQFSQEQVSIFLYDDLRKDSQKFIQDIYKTIGVNPDFEPDTSRKSQVAQVPKNKAVNNLLVRKNPIRSLSASLLKPLLSEKKRQQVRSFLIGMNSKSKEEIDSFDEEKQLLLNLYRDDILKLQDLIDRDLSPWLTI, translated from the coding sequence ATGAATGATTCAGACGTTAAACTTCCTAACTTTTTAATTGTCGGTATTCAAAAAGCAGGAACCACATCGGTTTATAATTACTTAAAACAACATCCTCAAGTTTATTTAAGTCCCCTTAAAGAAACTAATTTTTTAGAAAAAGACTGGCCACAACTGATTGAACAAGGGCATCAATTTAACCCCAAGAAAATTGCTACTTTTGAGCAATATAAAAACCTATTTGAAGGGGTAACGAATGAAATAGCCATTGGAGAAATTTCCCCTAATTACCTTTTCCATTATAAAACATCTACAGAACTCATAAAACGTTATGTTCCCCATGCTAAATTGATAGCTATTTTAAGAAATCCAGTAGAGCGAGCTATTTCTGACTATTTGATGCACGTTAGAGAAGCACAATCAAATCGCTCATTAAAAGAACAAATACAATATAGAGCAGATAAATCGTTTGTTATTACTAAAGGTAAGTATTATCAACCTGTCAAATATTATTTTGAACAATTTAGTCAAGAACAAGTTTCTATCTTTTTATATGACGACCTTCGTAAAGATTCTCAAAAATTTATACAAGATATCTATAAAACCATAGGGGTCAATCCTGATTTTGAACCCGATACCTCTCGAAAGTCCCAAGTTGCCCAAGTTCCAAAAAATAAAGCAGTTAATAATCTTTTAGTTAGAAAAAATCCCATTCGTTCTTTATCAGCAAGTTTGCTTAAACCCCTTCTATCAGAGAAAAAAAGGCAACAAGTTCGTTCTTTTTTGATAGGCATGAACTCGAAATCTAAAGAGGAAATAGACTCATTTGATGAAGAGAAACAGCTACTTTTGAATCTATATCGTGATGATATTCTCAAACTTCAAGACCTGATAGATAGAGATTTATCGCCTTGGTTAACCATTTAA
- a CDS encoding alpha/beta fold hydrolase, translating into MITTATPSTKPLKTYYWYWQGHRIKYTVQGQGEPLLLIHGFGASIGHWRNNIPHLAQGNYRIYALDLLGFGGSDKPQLNYTVELWRDLIKDFWQDHINEPTIFVGNSIGGLLTLMIMAEYPQISKGGVLINCAGGLNHRPDELNFPLRLIMGSFTKLVNSSVTGTFIFNRIRQKHRIRRTLYQVYCDRKAVTDELVDILYQPSCDPGAQKVFASVLTAPPGPHPQTLLPKIDQPLLVLWGTNDPWTPIKGSAMYQERAKNGQNTTFYPIEKAGHCPHDEKPQQVNQLILTWLNSLSFNG; encoded by the coding sequence ATGATAACCACAGCAACCCCATCAACCAAACCCCTAAAAACCTACTATTGGTATTGGCAAGGCCATCGTATTAAATATACAGTCCAAGGACAAGGAGAACCCTTATTATTAATTCATGGCTTTGGTGCATCTATTGGCCATTGGCGTAACAATATTCCCCATTTAGCCCAAGGAAATTATCGCATCTATGCCTTAGATTTATTAGGGTTTGGCGGTTCTGATAAACCTCAATTAAACTATACTGTAGAATTATGGCGGGATTTAATTAAAGATTTTTGGCAAGATCATATCAATGAACCGACCATTTTTGTGGGTAACTCCATCGGTGGTTTATTAACCTTAATGATTATGGCCGAATATCCTCAGATTAGTAAAGGGGGTGTCCTAATTAATTGTGCAGGTGGTTTAAATCATCGTCCTGATGAGTTGAATTTTCCCCTACGGTTGATTATGGGAAGCTTTACGAAATTAGTCAATTCTTCTGTGACTGGTACCTTCATTTTTAACCGTATTCGTCAAAAACATCGCATCCGTCGCACCCTTTATCAAGTATATTGCGATCGCAAGGCAGTTACCGATGAATTGGTGGATATCCTCTATCAACCCTCTTGTGATCCAGGGGCCCAGAAAGTGTTTGCTTCGGTATTAACGGCCCCTCCTGGACCTCACCCTCAAACATTATTACCTAAAATTGATCAACCCCTTTTAGTCTTATGGGGAACCAATGATCCTTGGACTCCCATTAAAGGGTCAGCAATGTACCAAGAACGAGCAAAAAACGGACAAAATACCACTTTTTATCCTATCGAAAAAGCGGGCCATTGTCCCCACGACGAAAAACCTCAACAAGTCAATCAGTTAATTTTAACTTGGCTAAATTCCCTTAGCTTTAATGGCTAA
- a CDS encoding lysophospholipid acyltransferase family protein: MSVSLESINTQPSITPETIQRAKEGLSDAQNPVIKRAIQQGLNDLETLAEATFDPPINGQFRRLILRSLIHSLFRVKVEYPERIPRRPVILVGNHLNHIDPFLLLSECFTSPYFHILGDARTLYNKWWKRFILGLSGGVIPLERRWGQETAIIEAAEAGHEALKPLAQEIKENVPSGESIKTLRQINKAVQVILEQGRGLMLFPEGRLGTTEGKLSLPLKRGTAIYALRSGVPVVPVALVGTKHLYYRKILTLRFGKPLHFPQVKHPKHTEIDTVLNQLENAFLELLPCDYQEPDELKLFSEFLNHFFC, from the coding sequence ATGTCAGTGTCCCTCGAATCTATTAATACTCAACCATCCATTACTCCAGAAACGATTCAACGGGCAAAAGAGGGCTTATCCGATGCTCAAAATCCCGTCATCAAACGAGCGATTCAACAGGGCTTAAATGACCTGGAAACCCTAGCAGAAGCGACATTTGACCCCCCCATAAATGGTCAGTTTCGTCGCTTGATTTTGCGATCGCTCATTCACAGTCTTTTCCGAGTTAAAGTAGAATACCCTGAACGCATCCCCCGTCGTCCGGTTATTTTGGTAGGGAACCATCTCAACCACATTGACCCTTTTTTATTGTTATCAGAGTGTTTTACATCCCCTTATTTTCACATTTTGGGGGATGCTCGTACCCTGTATAATAAATGGTGGAAACGCTTTATTTTGGGGCTTTCTGGTGGGGTTATTCCTTTAGAACGTCGTTGGGGTCAAGAAACCGCTATCATTGAAGCAGCCGAAGCAGGACATGAAGCGTTAAAACCGTTAGCCCAAGAAATTAAGGAAAATGTCCCCTCTGGGGAATCTATCAAAACCTTACGTCAGATTAATAAGGCGGTACAAGTTATTTTAGAACAAGGACGGGGATTAATGCTATTTCCTGAAGGTCGTCTAGGGACAACAGAAGGAAAATTAAGCCTTCCCCTCAAAAGAGGAACCGCTATCTATGCGTTACGCAGTGGGGTTCCGGTGGTTCCTGTGGCATTAGTGGGGACAAAACATCTATATTACCGTAAAATCCTAACCCTTCGCTTTGGGAAACCGTTACACTTTCCTCAAGTTAAACATCCTAAACACACAGAAATTGATACAGTTTTAAATCAGTTAGAAAATGCTTTCCTTGAGTTACTACCTTGTGATTATCAAGAACCTGATGAATTAAAATTATTTTCAGAGTTTCTTAACCACTTTTTCTGTTAA
- a CDS encoding Uma2 family endonuclease, giving the protein MQATVIKTSSIEEYLKQEEKAESKSEYIDGQIIPMTGGTINHNQIVGNIYAELHFAFKKLDYRVYVENVRLWIPEKRIFTYPDIMVIKEEPIYYENRKDTIVNPSLIIEVLSPSTQNYDKEGKFAAYRTIKTLQEYVLISQTQIYGEKFVKIGNKQWLFQEYHQEDQQIELELNNMKLNFSDIYHKVEF; this is encoded by the coding sequence ATGCAAGCAACAGTTATTAAAACTTCTTCCATTGAAGAATATCTAAAGCAAGAAGAAAAAGCCGAATCTAAAAGTGAGTACATCGACGGACAAATTATACCCATGACAGGTGGAACAATTAATCATAATCAAATTGTAGGAAATATCTATGCTGAATTGCATTTTGCCTTCAAAAAACTTGATTATCGTGTCTATGTAGAAAATGTTCGGCTTTGGATACCAGAAAAACGTATTTTCACTTATCCTGATATTATGGTCATTAAAGAAGAACCCATTTATTATGAAAATAGAAAAGATACTATTGTCAATCCTAGTTTAATTATTGAAGTTTTATCCCCTTCAACTCAGAATTACGATAAAGAAGGAAAATTTGCTGCTTATCGAACGATTAAAACCCTTCAAGAATATGTATTAATTAGTCAAACTCAAATATATGGAGAAAAATTTGTTAAAATAGGAAACAAACAATGGTTATTCCAAGAGTATCATCAAGAAGATCAACAAATTGAGTTAGAATTAAATAATATGAAGTTGAATTTTTCTGATATTTATCATAAAGTCGAATTCTAG
- a CDS encoding class I SAM-dependent methyltransferase: MNEEKLNKLRQKVQDLALEYQKKDDFTGWFEKVYSDALEHPQEIPWAKMQPHTCLENWLKTKNISNKKALVIGCGLGDDSEFLAKKGANVTAFDIAPSSIEWCKKRFNDSSVNYLVADLLKLDDSWKNSFDLIFESRTIQALPTSIRREVIEAIATLLKPKGTLLVVTRLRDTEDTPDGPPWPVSDGELSQFHEYGYEEITRIPYSDPNNLSIKQALIEYQRKRL, encoded by the coding sequence ATGAATGAAGAAAAACTAAATAAATTGCGTCAAAAAGTTCAAGATTTAGCCCTAGAGTATCAAAAAAAAGATGATTTTACGGGATGGTTTGAGAAGGTTTATAGCGACGCATTAGAACACCCACAAGAAATTCCTTGGGCAAAAATGCAGCCTCATACTTGTTTAGAAAACTGGTTAAAAACGAAAAATATAAGCAATAAAAAAGCTTTAGTTATCGGTTGTGGTTTGGGAGATGATAGTGAATTTTTAGCAAAAAAAGGGGCTAATGTAACCGCTTTTGATATTGCACCCTCATCTATAGAATGGTGTAAAAAAAGGTTTAATGATAGTTCTGTTAATTACTTAGTTGCTGATTTATTAAAATTAGATGATAGCTGGAAAAATAGCTTTGATCTTATCTTTGAGTCCCGAACGATTCAAGCATTACCTACCAGTATTAGAAGAGAAGTTATAGAAGCGATCGCAACATTATTGAAACCAAAAGGAACCCTATTAGTTGTAACTCGTCTTCGAGACACAGAAGACACTCCAGATGGTCCCCCTTGGCCGGTTTCTGACGGAGAATTATCACAATTTCATGAATATGGTTATGAAGAAATAACCCGTATTCCTTACAGTGATCCTAATAATCTCTCTATTAAACAAGCATTAATTGAATATCAAAGAAAAAGACTATAG
- a CDS encoding alpha/beta hydrolase family protein, translated as MEKYTYFISKKTKIEGTLTLPDEVNNPPVCLFIGGSFPQTRDGNLDNSKKDWFPVTLPERNLFKDEAKLFEGLGYATFRYDKRGCGESEGNCDTVDLSDLVNDAREAIKWLKTLPEVDNNRIGILGQSEGAVIALMLASENLNLAFYIWQGGVYRNLEDILFWQRDNFWKLEQGAIENFKNTFPLMYWVYAQTDELWNKIKQGETNFKLGDETWSKDFYLPLWKQHYDHPPYEFISEIKCPVLLLHGELDHNTPYTEALLAEEALKQAGNSQVTTHIFPGLDHSFRRLGNPDEDFITAMKRPLDVQVTKAIRQWVKSDLEFRRYDL; from the coding sequence ATGGAAAAATATACCTATTTCATCTCAAAAAAAACTAAAATAGAAGGAACATTAACCTTACCTGATGAAGTCAATAATCCCCCTGTTTGCTTATTTATTGGTGGTTCTTTTCCTCAAACTCGTGACGGTAATTTAGATAATTCAAAAAAAGACTGGTTTCCTGTTACCTTACCTGAAAGAAATTTGTTTAAAGATGAAGCAAAATTGTTTGAAGGATTGGGTTATGCTACTTTTCGATATGATAAAAGAGGGTGCGGAGAAAGTGAAGGAAATTGTGACACAGTTGATTTATCTGACTTAGTTAATGATGCTAGAGAAGCCATAAAATGGTTAAAAACTTTGCCTGAAGTTGATAATAATAGAATTGGTATTTTAGGACAAAGTGAAGGGGCAGTTATTGCTTTAATGTTAGCTAGTGAAAACTTAAATTTAGCCTTTTATATTTGGCAAGGAGGTGTTTATCGTAACCTAGAAGATATCTTGTTTTGGCAACGGGATAATTTTTGGAAATTAGAACAAGGTGCCATTGAAAATTTCAAGAACACCTTTCCTTTAATGTATTGGGTTTATGCACAAACTGATGAATTATGGAACAAAATAAAACAAGGAGAAACTAATTTTAAATTAGGGGATGAAACTTGGTCAAAAGACTTTTATCTTCCTCTCTGGAAACAACATTATGACCATCCACCTTATGAATTTATTTCTGAAATAAAATGTCCTGTTTTATTATTACATGGAGAACTTGATCATAATACACCCTATACAGAGGCATTATTAGCAGAAGAAGCATTAAAACAAGCAGGAAATAGTCAAGTAACCACTCATATTTTTCCAGGGTTAGATCATAGTTTCCGACGACTAGGAAACCCCGACGAAGATTTTATCACCGCTATGAAACGTCCCCTTGATGTTCAAGTGACTAAAGCGATAAGACAATGGGTAAAGTCGGATTTAGAATTTAGACGTTATGATTTATGA